Proteins encoded by one window of Cloeon dipterum chromosome 4, ieCloDipt1.1, whole genome shotgun sequence:
- the Nmdmc gene encoding bifunctional methylenetetrahydrofolate dehydrogenase/cyclohydrolase, mitochondrial, with translation MKPMRLLLTLNSAQRQYSKSFHHSSHRLSATILDGRKHADKILGQLKNEVNQWIDQGHKRPNLTALLVGENPASNIYVRKKMQAASLVGIKSNTIKLPLETTESDLLEIISSLNNSPSIDGILVQLPLPGHISERMVCNAIDPSKDVDGFHSLNMGRMCLGIDTFVPCTALAVVELIKLSGIETKGRRAVVCGRSKNVGMPIAVLLHSDSTYELGGMDATVTYCHRYTPFQDLLHFTRNADILVSCTGIPKLITAHMVKPGACVIDVGLNRTVDPVTKKTKISGDVDFSGVAEVASFLTPVPGGVGPMTVAMLMRNTFLACKRIYSINQAV, from the exons ATGAAACCGATGCGTCTCCTGTTAACTTTGAACTCAGCGCAACGTCAGTATTCAAAATCCTTCCATCACAGCTCCCACAG GCTGAGTGCCACAATTTTAGATGGAAGAAAACACGCAGATAAAATTCTGGGCCAGTTGAAGAATGAAGTGAACCAGTGGATCGATCAGGGCCACAAAAGACCAAACTTGACTGCATTGCTTGTTGGAGAGAATCCAGCAAGCAATATTTATGTGAGGAAGAAGATGCAAGCTGCAAGCCTAGTGG GAATCAAAAGCAACACCATTAAACTACCCTTGGAAACGACTGAAAGTGAtcttttagaaataatttcaagcttAAACAATAGCCCCAGTATCGATGGTATTCTAGTTCAG CTTCCTCTGCCTGGGCATATTTCCGAAAGGATGGTGTGCAACGCCATTGACCCTTCCAAAGACGTGGATGGGTTTCATAGTTTGAATATGGGTCGTATGTGCTTAGGAATCGATACCTTTGTGCCCTGCACTGCACTCGCTGTTGTTGAGCTAATAAAACTATCAG gcATTGAAACAAAAGGCCGGAGAGCCGTCGTTTGCGGGAGGTCGAAAAACGTTGGCATGCCAATTGCTGTTTTGCTGCATTCTGACTCCACGT ATGAGCTTGGAGGAATGGACGCAACAGTCACATATTGCCACCGTTACACCCCATTTCAAGACTTGCTGCATTTTACTAGGAATGCAGATATTTTGGTCTCATGTACAG GTATTCCTAAGCTAATAACCGCGCACATGGTAAAGCCAGGCGCGTGTGTCATTGACGTTGGCTTGAATCGGACAGTCGATCCAGTCACaaagaaaaccaaaatatcCGGCGATGTTGATTTCAGCG GTGTTGCTGAAGTTGCTAGCTTTTTAACGCCGGTGCCAGGAGGAGTGGGCCCAATGACGGTGGCCATGCTCATGAGAAACACTTTTCTGGCATGCAAAAGGATTTACAGTATCAACCAGGCTGTATAG
- the eIF1A gene encoding eukaryotic translation initiation factor 1A, X-chromosomal, with translation MPKNKGKGGKNRRRGKNENETEKRELVFKEDGQEYAQVTKMLGNGRLEAMCFDGSKRLCHIRGKLRKKVWINQGDIILIGLRDYQDAKGDVILKYTPDEARNLKTYGEFPESVRINDTVTFVDGDLDEDIEFGDDVSDDEEGDLVDNI, from the coding sequence ATGCCGAAGAACAAAGGAAAGGGAGGTAAAAACCGGAGGAGAGGAAAGAACGAGAACGAGACGGAAAAGCGTGAGCTGGTATTCAAGGAGGACGGACAGGAGTACGCACAGGTGACAAAAATGCTGGGCAACGGCCGCCTGGAGGCCATGTGCTTCGACGGCAGCAAGCGGCTGTGTCACATCCGCGGCAAGCTTCGCAAGAAGGTGTGGATCAACCAGGGGGACATCATCCTGATCGGCCTCCGAGACTACCAGGACGCCAAGGGCGACGTCATCCTCAAGTACACGCCTGACGAGGCGCGCAACCTTAAGACCTACGGCGAGTTCCCGGAATCTGTCAGGATCAACGACACAGTCACGTTCGTCGACGGCGACCTGGACGAGGACATCGAGTTCGGCGACGACGTCAGTGACGACGAAGAGGGTGACCTCGTCGACAACATCTGA
- the Grx3 gene encoding glutaredoxin-3 has protein sequence MSVQKIETEEQFDQSLQSSNRVVVYFCEEWETNYATLSASVETAAKSFKDVSFYKILAEKFPKIALKYGVTEVPTFLIFQGGQETGRVNGANIAELTVKLHTESNKVVFSYPYKSDAEGDEFYKGLVNKAPVLLFMKGDPKEPRCGFSRQIVSLLDSISATYSTFDILRDENVRQGLKAFAEWPTYPQLWIKGDLIGGLDIVREMLENGELQAALKG, from the exons ATGAGCGtacagaaaattgaaactgaaGAGCAGTTTGACCAGTCTTTGCA GTCTTCAAACAGGGTTGTTGTCTATTTTTGTGAAGAATGGGAGACAAACTACGCCACGCTCTCTGCCAGTGTGGAAACAGCAGCTAAATCTTTTAAG GATGTCAGCTTTTACAAAATTCTCGCCGAAAAGTTCCCAAAGATAGCCTTAAAATATGGCGTGACTGAAGTTCCAACCTTTTTAATCTTCCAAGGGGGCCAAGAAACCGGTCGTGTCAATGGAGCTAACATTGCTGAGCTCACTGTCAAGCTGCACACAGAA TCCAACAAGGTCGTGTTTTCCTATCCATACAAATCGGATGCAGAAGGAGACGAATTCTACAAAGGATTGGTCAACAAAGCGCCAGTGCTGCTTTTCATGAAGGGAGACCCCAAGGAGCCCAGATGCG GTTTCAGCCGTCAAATTGTGTCATTACTGGACAGCATCAGTGCCACCTACTCCACCTTTGATATTCTGAGAGACGAGAACGTCCGTCAGGGTCTGAAGGCGTTTGCCGAGTGGCCAACCTATCCTCAACTGTGGATCAAGGGAGATCTCATTGGAGGCCTTGATATTGTCAGAGAAATGCTTGAAAATGGAGAACTTCAAGCTGCTCTCAAGGGTTAA
- the LOC135942359 gene encoding uncharacterized protein LOC135942359: MDDNKDAAARREARRRRILQNPEERLRKLKGLSEGDTVQNEPCHGHGHDLPPAKFEPFEAPKVTLPKEESRNTTAAPFDPVPLFEMASSLKTEDDDGPVELSPPDLQRTSLVDRIVSLKLHTAVLAVVVRILLAFNMGGFFGHTILVPLFIIEFPVYVMNLGRSEKGTGLLGAALVLSGIGQSKTHSLLRTVCLLQEIATDVAVYLFVFLLCHATFLWLGIS; the protein is encoded by the exons ATGGATGACAACAAAGATGCGGCAGCTCGTCGGGAGGCGAGACGAAGGcgcattttgcaaaatcccGAGGAGCGTTTGCGGAAATTGAAAGGATTGTCTGAAGGAGACACTGTGCAGAATG agCCCTGCCATGGCCATGGCCACGACCTCCCTCCTGCTAAATTTGAGCCCTTCGAGGCGCCCAAAGTCACCCTCCCAAAAGAAGAGAGCAGAAACACGACTGCTGCTCCATTTGACCCAGTGCCTCTCTTCGAGATGGCTTCTTCCTTAAAGACTGAGGATGACGACGGCCCGGTGGAATTGTCCCCTCCTGACCTCCAACGCACCAGTCTGGTGGACAGGATCGTCAGTTTGAAACTTCACACTGCCGTGCTGGCTGTGGTTGTCCGAATTCTTCTCGCCTTCAACATGGGGGGCTTTTTTGGACAC ACGATTTTGGTGCCGTTGTTCATCATCGAGTTCCCCGTTTATGTGATGAATCTTGGTAGAAGTGAGAAAGGAACTGGATTACTTGGAGCAGCACTCGTCCTCAGTGGAATTGGACAAAGCAAAACCCACTCTCTGCTCAGAACTGTGTGTTTACTGCAAGAAATTGCAACCGACGTAGCAGTTTACCTATTTGTCTTTTTGCTATGCCACGCTACATTTCTGTGGCTTGGCATTTCTTAG